From Nicotiana tabacum cultivar K326 chromosome 22, ASM71507v2, whole genome shotgun sequence, one genomic window encodes:
- the LOC107823038 gene encoding uncharacterized protein LOC107823038 yields MSELCLSNTCIKFFGLLISDLTLFCYFILSHPLYFSYFIFFSPYLLKLLSFLSPLFITTSLLLLALLTTFSPTNFITHEKFKSCTENSESEKVSILLSVYHAVVEVLKSQGDAKNDEFSRFEDFEVYKIVFQENPIEFLDYISAEVGEKSVLDSSVQEKDSATATENSGEMEEKTLEDFFKEIDEFESKTWNSDNVERKKIEALGTKADKVVEKLKEEMIVIGNGSKEAAAVAVDKVKKSHSWRLGENLDYNKSKIMEQKLGTYGSMRKEKEWTRTLACKLYEERHNANDSSSGEGMDLLWETYELDSAKSKVKRDNNNKKKMKKKSGELKSYKNDEEEEEEMNGQLCCLQALKFSAGKMNLGMGRPNLVKISKAIKGFGWLHHVSKKNKVHCGE; encoded by the coding sequence atgtctgAACTGTGCTTATCAAACACTTGTATTAAATTTTTTGGTCTCCTCATCTCCGACTTAACTCTCTTCTGTTACTTCATTCTCTCTCACCCTCTTTACTTCTCTTACTTCATTTTCTTCTCTCCTTACCTCCTTAAACTCCTCTCTTTCCTCTCCCCTCTCTTCATCACCACTTCCCTTTTGCTCCTCGCCCTTCTCACCACCTTCTCCCCAACTAATTTCATCACCCATGAAAAGTTCAAATCTTGTACAGAAAATTCTGAGTCAGAAAAGGTAAGTATTCTGCTCTCTGTTTATCATGCTGTAGTGGAAGTGTTAAAGTCACAGGGCGATGCGAAAAACGACGAGTTCTCTCGTTTCGAGGATTTTGAAGTTTACAAGATCGTGTTTCAAGAAAACCCAATTGAATTCTTGGACTATATATCAGCTGAAGTTGGTGAAAAATCAGTTCTTGATTCTTCAGTTCAAGAAAAAGATTCTGCCACTGCCACAGAAAATTCAGGTGAAATGGAGGAGAAGACATTGGAAGATTTCTTCAAAGAAATAGATGAGTTCGAAAGCAAGACTTGGAATAGTGATAATGTGGAaaggaagaaaattgaggcaTTGGGCACAAAGGCCGATAAAGTTGTTGAAAAACTAAAGGAAGAAATGATAGTAATAGGAAATGGATCCAAGGAGGCTGCTGCTGTTGCAGTTGATAAAGTGAAAAAGTCACATTCTTGGAGACTTGGAGAAAATCTTGATTACAACAAGTCTAAAATAATGGAGCAGAAATTGGGGACTTATGGATCTATGAGGAAAGAAAAAGAGTGGACAAGGACATTGGCATGCAAACTTTATGAGGAAAGACACAATGCTAATGATAGTAGTAGTGGTGAAGGGATGGATTTGTTGTGGGAAACTTATGAATTAGACTCAGCAAAGAGCAAGGTCAAAAGGGATAATAATaacaagaagaagatgaagaagaaatcaggagAATTGAAGAGCTACaaaaatgatgaagaagaggaagaagagatgAACGGACAGTTGTGTTGCTTACAGGCTCTCAAGTTCTCAGCTGGAAAGATGAATTTAGGTATGGGAAGGCCTAATCTTGTTAAgatttctaaagcaattaaaggGTTTGGATGGCTACATCATGTCAGCAAGAAAAACAAGGTCCATTGTGGAGAATGA